AGCGGCGAGCGAGGGTCGCTACGAGGTGCGTGGTCTGCTCTACGGCCTCGATCGGGAAGGGCAGTTGCGCCCTGCAGCGACCGGCCATGCGGCGGCCTGGTTGCCGGCCGGAAAGGGAGCACTGACCCTCCGCTTCGACGCCGCCACGCTGAAGTCTTCCGGACTCACCGGCCCCTGGGAGTTGCGAGGGCTCGAGCTGCGGGACCAAGGGCGACTCGGACTGCTCGAACGGCGTCAGCGGGCGCTCGCCTTCGTCCCCTGACCTGACGAACGGGGCGGGGACGCGACGCCGGATCTCAACCGGCGTCGCGTCCTCCGCTTCCGCCGCGATTCTCGCCCCGCGGCTCCGGTGCGACGACCTCGAGAAGCTCGACTTCGTCGTCGCGATACACGGTGCGGAAGCAATGGGCAAAGACCTCGTTCCGCGGGAGGCTCTCGGCCGTGCTCCGTGGCAGGAGAAGGAGGTCGGCGCCGAGGCCGACGAGGCGGGAGCGAAGGGCTGCCGGGTCGTCGAGCAATGGCAGGACGAGCTCGAAGCGCGCGGGCCCGCTGAAGTCACCGATCGCGTCGTGCTCGGCGTAGTAGTGCAGACGCTCGAGCAGGAGGAGGTAGGTGGTTTCACCCCGCCGCCGAGCGTTGGCGGCGGCGATTCCCCGGTAGCCGGGGACGTTCCGCTCGAGAAACACCTCCCGCGATCGCGAGTCCGTCGGCAGGGCACCCAGGCGCATCGCATGAGCGGCGGCATAGGCGGGAAGTCCGAGGCCGAGGGTCGTCGCCGCCAGGGTGACGAGCGTTCGCGCCCGCCCTCTTGCGGGGCGAGAGAGCTCGAGAGCGGCTTCGAGCGCGTCGGCGACGAGCACGGCAACGAGCGGATACACCGGCAACAGGTAGCGTGAGTCCGCGGGAAGCGGAAGCAGACAGAGCACGTAGGCGCCCGCGATCGCGAGCGGGAGTCGAGACCACGGACGGCGCCAGAGCAGGACCGCGACCATCGGCCACCACAAGAGAAACGCCGGTGAGAAGGGGGCCTGCCGGTTATAGCGAGCCCGCGCCAGCAGCAGGTCGACCGGCAGTCGGGGAAGCGCCGCGAGCCGCTGCGGGACCGCCGCTATCCCCTCGGGCAACACGCCGCCCTCGCTCGTCCGCAGCTCGGTGGCGCTTCGCGAGACCACCGTCCATTCGTTGGCGCCGAAGATCCCGGACGCAAACGGAAAGACCGGGTTCCCGGTGGTGGCGAGCAGGCGCAGGTACCACGGAGCCAGGGCCAGGGCCGCCGCGACTCCGGCGACGGCGAGCATGCGGACGGGGCGTTGCCGGACCTCGGCGGAACGCGGTGACGTGCAGGCCACGGCCACGGGGACGACGGCCGCGAAGTAGAGCCCCAGGTACTTGACGGCTGCCGCGCTGCCGGCCAGCAGCCCGGCCACGATCGCCAGCCGTTGCTCTCCGCTGCGGCGGTAGCGGTCGAGCGCCAACAGGGATGCGGAGCTGAACATCGCCAGGAGCGGATCGACGTAGGCCGTTCCGGCGTACAGCACGACGATCGGCGAGCCGAGAAAGACCGCGGCGGCCAGCGCAGCGCTGGCCAAGCCGTGGCCGAGACGCACGCGTGCCCACGCGGCAGCGACCAGGGCGGTGGCCAGGGTGGCGAGGACCTGCAACTGTTGCGTGGCGAGCTCCCCGCCGGCCAGGTCCAGGACCGCGAAGAGGCTCTCGGCCAGGAGCGGGAAGATCGGAACGCGCAGGTGGGAGGCAAAGACGAACCCCCCGGCCTCGACGAAGGCACGGGCGAGCGGCAGGTGATAGATCGTCGCGTCCCATGCGGTCGGCGGATAGAGCGCGAGGGCCGAGAGGATCACCGCGCTGGCGCCGGAGACCATCATGGCGAGACGCCAGAGCGTTCGTGACGCCGCCTGCCTGCGCTCGGCGAGGTCGTGGCGCAGCATCCCGAGCCCGCGGACGGCGAACAGAGCGAGGGCGACCGTGGCGATGGCCAAGGGCCCTGGGCGGAGCAGGTCGAGGGCGAGCAGGGCGAATGCGGCCAGTCCGAGAGCGGTCAGGCCGAGGGGCAGAGCGAGGGCCAGCTCCTCCCACGTGCCCGGTCGCCGGCCGAGAATCCGTCGCCCGAGTCCGGCGGCCAGCAGCGAGAGCAGGGCGGCGACCGCGAGCGGCCGGACGAAGCAGACGAGGGCGGCGATCATCGCGAGGTCCGAGGTCCGTGCGCCGACCCGGGTCTCGCGGCGAGGCGGGACCTCCTCCGGTCGCCGGGCGTAGGAACCATTGCCGCGAACTCTAGCAGCGGGTCTCGACGTGCCGCGGCGCAAGGGCCGCTGAGACTGCGGTAGGCTGACCGCCCACGTCCGCACCTCGTCCGGAGGTGCAACGGCGAGCCGCCCGAGTCGCGCAACTATGCCCGCCCCTCGCCGCCCCACGCCCGCCATCGCCACCTCACCGGTCGAAGGCGAGCGACCGGCGCGCCTGCGGGACGTGGTTCGCCGGGTCGCACAGAGCGAAGGGGCACGAGCGGTACGCGAGCGTCTGCTCGACCACCTTGCCGAAGCACGGCGGCGGTTCCGCTACCGACACCTCGAGAGCGCTGCGGCCCGCACGCATGGCACCTTTCCGGTCCTCGACCTGACCGCCGCGCAGCCCGTTCCCTGGCTCGGCGGGTCGCAGCTGTTGCTCGGCGCGAGGCTCGAACGCGAAGGAGCTCGTCGGCCTCTCGCCATGCTCTACCCCGATCGGGTGAACTGGCGTCTCGAGCTGCGTCGAGGTGCCTGGCGAGCCCACCTGCGCTTCGCGGCTCCGGCGCCCTCGCCGAGCGCGCTGGAACTCCCTGAACAGGTGGCGCTCGTCGGCTCCGCGGTCGATCAGGTCGGGGCCGAGTTGATCCACCTCCACGGCCTCGCCGGCTGGTCGCCTCGAGCCTTGCTGGCGGTAGCGCATCGTCCGGTGCGCCTGATCGTCAGCCTGCACGATTTCTCCGGCTTCTGCCTGCGCCCCCATCTCTTCGCCTTGCCGGACGAGCGCTTCTGCGACTTTTCTCGCGACGCGGCGCGTTGTGCACGTTGCCTGGCGCAGAGCTGGTCGCTCCCGGACGGTTTCCAGTCCGAGCGGCGAAAAGCGATGGCCGAATTACTCGGGCGAGCGGAGGCGCTGCTCTTTCCCTCGACCTTCCTTGCCCGGGCCTACGACGATTTGTTTCCCGGTCTTCCGGCTCGCCGGTTGATCGTGCCGCCCACCTCGTCTGGCGGCCACGGCGCCGCGCGGCGCGCGCCGCTCAGCCCGCCGCGTCATCTTGCTCTGGTCGGCAGCGTCCAGCCGCACAAAGGGGCCGATGTCTTCGAGCGCCTGGTGCGCAGCTGGAGCGGACCGCCGGTGCGCTGGAGCTCCTTCGGCAACGGCGACCCGGTCTGGCTCGATCGCTTGCGCGGCGCCGGGGTCACCGTGCGTGGCTACTACCGCACCGGGACGCTCACCAGGCTGCTGGTTCGCGAGCAGGTCGACGCCGCGCTGATGCTCTCGGTCGTCCCCGAGTCGTACGGCCTGGTGCTCGACGAGTGTGCCGCGGCCGGCGTGCCGGTCGTCGCCTTCGCGCACGGAGCCCTCGCCGAGCGGCTCCCGAGATTCGGCGCCGGCCGGCTGGTGCCGCTCGAGGCGGGTGTCACCGGCGTGATGGCGGCGCTCGCCGAACCGTTTCCTTCGGTGGCGATGACCGAAGCTCCCGACGCGGTGGAGGCTCATCTCGAGCTCTACCGGAGTCTCGGACTGCTGTGACCGGCGGCTCCGCGGCGCGGGTTCGCCGCGGCCTCTAGAATCATCCGGTCGTGAGCACCTCCTGCTTCTGCACCATCGTTGCGCACAACTACCTGGCGTATGCCCGGGTCCTCGCGCATTCGTTGCGCGAGCATCATCGCGACGCGCGACTCGTCGTGCTCCTCGTCGATCCGCCCCCGCAAGGTGCCGTCGCGGCGACCGAGCCGTTCGAGACCGTGGCCGCGAGCGACCTGGATCTCCCGGGTCTGCGCACGATGGCCTTCCGGTATTCCGTGCTGGAGCTCGGCACGGCGCTCAAGCCGACCCTTCTTCGCCACCTGCACTCACGCTTCGGTTGCGACCGCGCCGTCTACCTCGATCCCGACATCCTGGTGCTCTCGCCACTCGACGAGCTCTTCGACCGGCTCGAGCACGCCGATCTCCTGCTGACGCCCCACATCACCGCTCCGATCGGCGACGATGCCGTTCCGGGTGAGCGCGAGCTGCTGGTCTCGGGCGTCTACAACCTCGGCTTCCTCGGCGTCCGGTTCTCGCCGGAGGCCCTCTCGTTCTTGCGCTGGTGGGAGGAGAGGCTGGCGCGCGACTGCGTTCACGCCATCGAGGACGGGCTTTTCGTCGACCAGAAGTGGATGGACCTGGCGCCGGCGCTCGTCGAGCGGGTCGCCGTCCTGCGCGATCCGGGCCTCAACATGGCCTACTGGAATCTGCCGCATCGCCGGCTCGACCGGAATGCGGAAGGCGCGTTCCGTGTCGGCGACCAGCCGTTGCGCTTCTTTCATTTCAGCGGCTACGACCTCGAGCGACCCGACCTCCTGTCGCGCTTCCAGAATCGATACCGGCTGAGCGACCGTCCCGATCTCGCCCCCTTGTTCGCCGACTATGCCGAGCGGCTCGAAACCGCCGGCCATCGCCAGCAGCGGCGGCTCGCTTACGGTTACGGCTGCTACGCGGACGGCGTCCCGATCCCCGCGGCTGCCCGGCACCTGCTGGCGCGCGTCGACCCGGGCGGTCGCCGCTGGCCCGACCCGTTCCAGGTGACCGGAACGGACGCTTTTCGTGCTTGGGCCGAGCATTCGGGACGGAGCGCCGGGACGACCCTGCCCCGCCTGGCGATGGCTCTCTGGGAGAGTCGAGCCGATCTTCGCGTGCGCTTTCCGCAGCCGGAGGGGCGCGATCGCGGCGCTTTCTCGGCCTGGTTGGTGGCGCACCGCGCGAGCCTCGGGCTCGCGGACCCGGTCCTCGCCGAGCTCGAGGCGGCGAGCATGGTGCGGCCGGTCGGCTCGAGCGGCAAGGTCGCCATCGGCGAAGCGACCACGACCGGACGGGCCGCGTTCCTGCCGCCGCTGGCGCTCGAGCTGGTGGCCAGCCGCCGCGACCTTCGCGTGCGCTTCGCGGACCCGGAGGGAGCCGACCGGAGAGACCTCGCGATCTGGTTCGTGACGCATGCCCGGGCCGAGCTGGCGCTTCCTCGCGAAGTCTGGTTGCCCACTCGTCGATCCCTGTCGATCAAGGACGCGTGGTGGTCCCGCCTCTGGTGGCTGCGCCAGCGGGCGCGGGCGGTGGATGCCTCCTGGAAGAGCTCGAGGCTCCCCGAGCCGTCGGCTGGTCGACCGACGATCGCGGGGCGAGCGCCGGATCCCGCGGCTCGCCGCGAGGGAGGCGTCAATGTGGTCGGCTGGGCGAGTGGCACGACGGGAACGGCCGCGATCTGCCGCCAGATGAGCGTCGCCCTGGAGGCGGCTGGCGTACCGGGCGTGCTCTTCGATCTCGACCGCGACGCGGCAAGGATCACCGGAGCGCGCAGCGACCAGGAGGGCCTCCCCTTCGACATCACCCTCCTGCATGCGAATGCCGACATGACAGCCGAGGCGCTCTCGCGGTTGCCACGCTCGGCGACCGCCGGCCGGATCCACGTCGGCTACTGGTTCTGGGAGGTCGCGCACTTCCCACTCGAGCTTGCCTCCGCCTTCGCGTCGCTCGACGAGGTCTGGGCGCCGACTCGTTTCGCGGCCGAGGCGTTCGAATCGCTCTCGCCGATCCCGGTGCGGCATGTTCCGCCCTGCGTGCCGGCGCCGCAGGAACCGCCAGCGGATCGCGCCGAGCTCGGCGTGGATCCGCGCGCCTTCCTCTTCCTCTTCGCGTTCGACGCGCGCTCGGTGCCGGAACGCAAGAACCCGCTCGGTCTGCTGGCGGCCTTCGGCGAGGCCTGTCGTCGCGCCGAGCGACCGCTGGCGCTCGTCCTCAAGACCCAGCACCTCGATCCGGACTCGTCGCTCGCCCGAGAGATCCGTCGGCAGGTCGCCCGCCTGCCGGTCACGGTGGTCGACGCGAGCCTCGACATGGCAGGAATGCAACGCCTGCACGCCACCGCTGACGCCTACGTGTCGCTCCATCGCGCCGAGGGGCTCGGGGTTCCGCTGATCGAGGCGATGGCCCTGGGAAAGCCGGTGATCGCGACCGGCTACGGCGGGGTCGACGACTTCCTCGACGACGAGACGGGCTTCGTGATTCCCCATCGACGGGTTTGCGTCGGCGCAGGGAACGCGCCCTACCCGGCTGCGGCGGTATGGGCTGATCCCGACCTCGGGCGGGCGAGCGAGCTCATGTTGGCGGTCGCTGCCGGCGGCGACGAGGTCCGCCGCCGAGCGGCGGCCGGGCGCGAGCGCGTCGCCGCGCTCTACTCGCCGGAGGCGGCGGGACGCCGGCTGCGGGCCGAGCTCGCTCGGCTCGGGAACGATGCGATCGAACGGCGGGGGCAACGGTGAGCGACCCGTCCGGGGTCGAGGTCATCGTCCCGGTCTACGGTGCGGCCGAGGCGCTGGCCCGCTGTCTTGCCACCTTGGAGCGCCACACCGACGGCGCGCGGCACCGGGTGACGCTCGTGCTCGACGGTCCGCAGCCGCCGGCCGTCGAAGCGGCGGTCGCGGCGTTCGGCCGGGCCGAGGTGCGGCGACTTGCGGTGCGCGGGGGATTCGCCGCCGCGGTCAACGACGGCATCGCGGCGACGCGGCCTGCCCGTCGCGACATCGTGCTGCTCAACGCCGACACGCAGGTGGCCGCCGGCTGGCTCGACGGGCTCGCGCAAGCCGCGGCGAGCGGCCCGCGTGTCGCGACGGTGACGCCGCTGACGAATGCCGGCACGATCGCCTCGGTGCCGCGCTGGCTCGAAGAGAACACCCTTCCGGCAGGCTACGACGTCGATCGCTTCGCCGCCTTGGTGGCGCGGGTCTCGCGGCGGCTCTACCCGCGACTGCCGACCGGGGTCGGACACTGCCTCTGGCTGCGCCGCACGGCGCTCGAGGAGGTGGGAGGGTTCGACGAAGCGACCTGGGGACTCGGCTACGGCGAGGAGACCGATCTCTGCCTCCGCCTGGCCGCGCAAGGCTGGGAGAACGTCCTCGACGATGCGACCTTCATCTTCCACGAGGGTCAGGCGAGCTTCGGAGCGGAACGCGGGCGCCGCGTCCGGCGGGCGGAGCGTCGGTTGCGTCGCCGCCATCCCGGATTCTGGCGGGACCTCGCCGCCTTCCTCGCCGCCGACCCGTTGGCGGAGGCGCGCACGCCGCTGCTGGCCGCGTTGGCCGCGGCGGCCAACGCGCGGACGGGAGCGTCGGGTCCGGCCCTCGAGCCGGTGGCACACGTGGTCCACGGCTGGCCACCCTGGAGCCAGGCGGGGACCGAGATCTATGCGGCTCGGCTCGTCGCCTGGCAGACCTCTCGAGGGCGGCCGGTCTCGGTGTACGCGCGCCTGGCCGACGAAATGCGCTCCGACGGCGCGGTGCGCGAACGGCTCGAAGGGGCGGTGCGCGTCCATTTGCGGGTCAACAACTTCCGCAGTCGCCACCCGCTCGTTCGCAATGCCCTGAGCGATCCGCGGGGCGAGCGCGATTTCGCGCGCTTTCTCGCCGCGGAGCGACCGGCGATCGTTCACCTGCATCATCTCGCCGGGCACGGGCTGGGGCTGGCGCGCGTCGCGGCGCGCTCGGGGGCGGCGGTGGTCTGGCAGTTGCAGGACTGGTGGGGTCTCTGCGCGCGGGCCAACCTGCTCGACCGCGCCCGGCGGCTCTGTCCAGGGCCTGCGCCGGGGCGCTGCGCCGCCTGCCTGCAGCTGACCGCCCTGCCGCCGGCGCCGCTGCTCAACCGGCTCCTCTTCGCCCTGCGTCGTGAGCTGGTGCGTCGAGCGATGCGCCGGGCGAGCGGATTCGTCGCCGGATCGACCGCGGTCGTCGAATCGTATCGGCGCAGCGGCCTGCTCCCCGCGGGGGTTCCGGTCTGGGTGCTCGACTACGGAGTGCCGCCCCCGGGGCCGACGCATGCACCGCCGCGGCACCGCGAGCCGGGGTGGCCGCTGGTCGTCGGCTTCCTCGGTTCCCTGCTGCCCCACAAGGGGGCGCATCTTCTCGCTGCCGCGGCGGCGTCCCTGCCGCCCGGATCGGTCGAGCTTCGACTCTGGGGCGACGCGAGCGTCGATCCCGCCTACGTCGACGAGGTCCGACGTGCCGCCGGGGAGACCCGCCTCGAGCTGCGCGAGCGTTTTCCGGAAGACGAGCGCGACGCAGCATTCGCCGGGATCGACCTCCTGGCCGTGCCCTCTCTGGGTCTCGAGTCCTACGGCATCGCCGCGCGCGAGGCCCTGGTGCGGGGGATTCCGGTGCTCGCATCGTCACGCGGCGCGCTCGCCGAGCTGTTCGGCGGCGCGCGCGAAGGGCGGGGAGCGCTCTTCGACCCAGAGCGGCCGGGGGAGCTCGTCGAGCTCCTCGGAAGCGCCGTCCGCGATCCCGGTCGGCTCGCCCGCTGGCGGGAGGCCCCGGCGCTCGTCGGCTCGAGCGAAGGCCACGCGGCGTGCATCGACGCCCTCTACCAGGAGCTCCTGGCGCGGCGCGCCGCAGCCAGTTGAGCGGCGCGACCGATTCGGTCAAACTGCCCCGGCGCCTGGTTCGACCTCGCCACGAGGCGACCGTCGGCGCCTGGGAGGTGCGACGTGGAAGCGACCCTCGAGCTACGCGAGGTCAGGAAGGCGTACGGCGACTTCGTGGCGGTCGAGTCGGTGTCGTTCGCGGTGCCGAAGGGCTCGCTCTACGGCCTGCTCGGACCGAACGGCGCCGGCAAGACGACGACCATCCGCATGGTGATGGACATCCTCGCTCCGGACCGCGGCGAGGTTCTCTTCTTCGGGCGACCGCGCACGCGTCAGGACCTGCGGCGTATCGGCTATCTGCCGGAAGAGCGCGGT
This genomic window from Holophagales bacterium contains:
- a CDS encoding glycosyltransferase, which produces MSTSCFCTIVAHNYLAYARVLAHSLREHHRDARLVVLLVDPPPQGAVAATEPFETVAASDLDLPGLRTMAFRYSVLELGTALKPTLLRHLHSRFGCDRAVYLDPDILVLSPLDELFDRLEHADLLLTPHITAPIGDDAVPGERELLVSGVYNLGFLGVRFSPEALSFLRWWEERLARDCVHAIEDGLFVDQKWMDLAPALVERVAVLRDPGLNMAYWNLPHRRLDRNAEGAFRVGDQPLRFFHFSGYDLERPDLLSRFQNRYRLSDRPDLAPLFADYAERLETAGHRQQRRLAYGYGCYADGVPIPAAARHLLARVDPGGRRWPDPFQVTGTDAFRAWAEHSGRSAGTTLPRLAMALWESRADLRVRFPQPEGRDRGAFSAWLVAHRASLGLADPVLAELEAASMVRPVGSSGKVAIGEATTTGRAAFLPPLALELVASRRDLRVRFADPEGADRRDLAIWFVTHARAELALPREVWLPTRRSLSIKDAWWSRLWWLRQRARAVDASWKSSRLPEPSAGRPTIAGRAPDPAARREGGVNVVGWASGTTGTAAICRQMSVALEAAGVPGVLFDLDRDAARITGARSDQEGLPFDITLLHANADMTAEALSRLPRSATAGRIHVGYWFWEVAHFPLELASAFASLDEVWAPTRFAAEAFESLSPIPVRHVPPCVPAPQEPPADRAELGVDPRAFLFLFAFDARSVPERKNPLGLLAAFGEACRRAERPLALVLKTQHLDPDSSLAREIRRQVARLPVTVVDASLDMAGMQRLHATADAYVSLHRAEGLGVPLIEAMALGKPVIATGYGGVDDFLDDETGFVIPHRRVCVGAGNAPYPAAAVWADPDLGRASELMLAVAAGGDEVRRRAAAGRERVAALYSPEAAGRRLRAELARLGNDAIERRGQR
- a CDS encoding glycosyltransferase produces the protein MSDPSGVEVIVPVYGAAEALARCLATLERHTDGARHRVTLVLDGPQPPAVEAAVAAFGRAEVRRLAVRGGFAAAVNDGIAATRPARRDIVLLNADTQVAAGWLDGLAQAAASGPRVATVTPLTNAGTIASVPRWLEENTLPAGYDVDRFAALVARVSRRLYPRLPTGVGHCLWLRRTALEEVGGFDEATWGLGYGEETDLCLRLAAQGWENVLDDATFIFHEGQASFGAERGRRVRRAERRLRRRHPGFWRDLAAFLAADPLAEARTPLLAALAAAANARTGASGPALEPVAHVVHGWPPWSQAGTEIYAARLVAWQTSRGRPVSVYARLADEMRSDGAVRERLEGAVRVHLRVNNFRSRHPLVRNALSDPRGERDFARFLAAERPAIVHLHHLAGHGLGLARVAARSGAAVVWQLQDWWGLCARANLLDRARRLCPGPAPGRCAACLQLTALPPAPLLNRLLFALRRELVRRAMRRASGFVAGSTAVVESYRRSGLLPAGVPVWVLDYGVPPPGPTHAPPRHREPGWPLVVGFLGSLLPHKGAHLLAAAAASLPPGSVELRLWGDASVDPAYVDEVRRAAGETRLELRERFPEDERDAAFAGIDLLAVPSLGLESYGIAAREALVRGIPVLASSRGALAELFGGAREGRGALFDPERPGELVELLGSAVRDPGRLARWREAPALVGSSEGHAACIDALYQELLARRAAAS